acatatatatgtatacaTAATACCTCTCCATCTTGCGACTTCCTAGGTGCGTCGTAATTTCTAATTATGTATAGCTTAAATAGTTAAATATTACCAAAACACTGACgacaaataataaaatataaagaagGTAGTAAATGggttgaaaaatcaaataaaacaagGTATGGGGTTACTCTTCCTCGTTCTCTTCTACATTCTCTTCTGAAGAACGAGATTGATGAGAAGACGCAACATCAGCAAACTTAAGGATTTTGTCTTTATACTTGGTGACATCCCCGGAACTGTCTTCTATTATCCAGGACTGGACCTTATCTTCAATCAAGAATCGCTTGGAActattttcatcaaaaatcaCTACAACACTGGAATCCTTCAAGTTCACCTCCATCTCGATAAAAAGTCTCTCATGTTTTCCTTTACAAACAAAAGCGCATCGACCAACATCAGTTAATAGCATAACcctttgctttcttttcaaaaacatttttgagAGTCCAGATGGAAACTTATTACCCTCAGGTACACTTGGAATGGGTGATACGAAGACCGAGGTAGATTCAATGATCGACTCAGACGATGGAACCAACTTGTAATAAAGTCTGTCAACAGGCATCTGATGGCTTCGAAGTGAAGCATAGCCATAATGAGCAGTTGGAGCAGTGAAACGATTTACCGTAGGAAGCTCCTGACGTCGAGCAGTTTCCTGATGCTTTACAATGGATGCAGAAGCAAATGCCGCGGCAGCATTAGCAGCAGCTGCGGCTGTCACATTTGAGCGATAATAAGCAGGAGCATTAGGAATGGCTATGTTATAATTAGGCCGGAATGACTGCATAGGAGGAGGATCTTGAGTCCATAAATTGTCCCAAGTAATAGtagcaaaaaaaggaaattgttttatttgttgGGTTGTAGATCGATCAGATGGCTGAATACGGAAAAGATGGCTAAACAAAGGAACGATATCAGGTGGTAAGAGCTTTGGAAGCTCATATTCCAGGCTcattatctttttgaaaatattattagGATTGCTGCCATGAAAAGGAGGGGAACCAACAATCATTTGATAAACAACACACGCAAAAGCCCATAAATCGGAACTTAAATATTTgtcagaaaaaaaatagactGGGATAATAGGTTTTCTTACGATTTTGAAACAACTTGTCTAGACAATAGTTCAGGAGCAACATATTCCGCAGTGCCAACAAAGGAGCTTGGAAAGGTAGTGTAATCAGGGCTATTTACATATTTAGGGGGTAGGATTTTGGCTGTGCCGAAATCGGTAATTTTTACATGCATATTTCCATCAAATAAAATGCTAAAAAATAGGTTAGAATTAGGAAAAGGAAACGAACATTTAATGACCACTACTCAAACATACTTTTCTGGCTTGAGATCTCTGTGAATTATACCGCAGGAGTGCATATACTCGATACTTGATAAAATCTCAGCAGCATAAAAGCGCACACAATTCTCATCAAGAAAACGATACTACCAAAGCTTAGTtaataaaggaaaaatgaatagactaatgaaaaaatataccTTTTTGATGTATTGCAAAAGTTCACCATTGGGTGCAAGTTCAAGCACATAATaaagttttaaatcatCCTGAAATGTATGGAAAAGACGAGAGATACCAGGAAACCCATTAAGTCTCATCATAGAATCTCTCTCTATATTCACATACTTAACCTTATTTTCCTTGacaatatattttttatcaaggACTTTGATAGCGTACTCCTTCCAACTCTTTTTATCAGTTGCTCTTCTCACCTAACGAATATTAGACAACTTATTCGTCAGTAATCGAAGGTCCATAGGTTAATCGACCTGCGGTTGAAAAACTTCTGAACTGAGAAGCAATGTATCAACTTACCTTTGAGAATGATCCATCTCCTATAATGTCACCAAAAACGTAATCCGCCGGAGATTTGATCGATCCTATATGACTTGTTCCTGGTACTACGTTGGAAGACTGAGGTTTTACCGGATTTCTTTCACCTCTAGCCTCGAAGTAATCGGGATCCGCATAATCCGGCAATGTACTTCGGCTAATGCGTTTATGCTCCAGATCCATCATTTATAAAAGAGGTTTTCatgaaaaatgaagttGTGTTTGAGTTACTTTACGTTTGCTGTTCGATTCCAACTGAAACACCGTGCATTTAATTGTGGAGTTGCTGGCCTTGGAGTTGTGTTCTGTGAAGGATGTAAACACTAAGTAGAGTACCCTATTTCTCCAATCCTCGTCATTATtacataaatttaaaacgtAGAATATGccatgtaaacaataaattaaagGTCGAATtgtcaaagaaaaaatgctCATTAAGCAGCTTGATAGCCTTATCATACCCATCAAAGTCTTACATCGCATTAATGATACTTCGATATGACCTGAAGATGGtagtacaaaaaaattgctttggGTGTTTATAGCATTAGCGAAAGCGATACAATTTGGAACGgcaatgaaaatttttttaattcaatgTTTTAAGCTCACGCTAAGCTATCCATGGCGATATTCGCTCtaaaaagcaataaatt
This region of Schizosaccharomyces pombe strain 972h- genome assembly, chromosome: II genomic DNA includes:
- the pdk1 gene encoding serine/threonine protein kinase Ppk21/Pdk1, translated to MMDLEHKRISRSTLPDYADPDYFEARGERNPVKPQSSNVVPGTSHIGSIKSPADYVFGDIIGDGSFSKVRRATDKKSWKEYAIKVLDKKYIVKENKVKYVNIERDSMMRLNGFPGISRLFHTFQDDLKLYYVLELAPNGELLQYIKKYRFLDENCVRFYAAEILSSIEYMHSCGIIHRDLKPENILFDGNMHVKITDFGTAKILPPKYVNSPDYTTFPSSFVGTAEYVAPELLSRQVVSKSSDLWAFACVVYQMIVGSPPFHGSNPNNIFKKIMSLEYELPKLLPPDIVPLFSHLFRIQPSDRSTTQQIKQFPFFATITWDNLWTQDPPPMQSFRPNYNIAIPNAPAYYRSNVTAAAAANAAAAFASASIVKHQETARRQELPTVNRFTAPTAHYGYASLRSHQMPVDRLYYKLVPSSESIIESTSVFVSPIPSVPEGNKFPSGLSKMFLKRKQRVMLLTDVGRCAFVCKGKHERLFIEMEVNLKDSSVVVIFDENSSKRFLIEDKVQSWIIEDSSGDVTKYKDKILKFADVASSHQSRSSEENVEENEEE